Proteins from one Caldicoprobacter guelmensis genomic window:
- a CDS encoding AraC family transcriptional regulator gives MSVNRKVEYPKIPLNSVIEINEIVSLFYFEYAKDFVFEGESHDFWEFLYVDKGQVEVMADTEGYQLEQGEMIFHKPNEFHSVWANGKIAPNLIVVSFVCNSPAMKFFENKILKAGDEEKAILAKLIKERANCFNKKLNEFITVNDKRDNELFGAQQLIKIYLELLLITLIRNNTVVKRQERISSLTRRRAEDDLVNRMICFMTQNIEKNLTVDDFCREFSLSRSRIKSLFREKMHTGVMQYFRRMKIERAKELIREENYNFSEIAEKLGFSSVHYFSHVFKKITDMSPSEYAISVKSKAELPNE, from the coding sequence TTGTCCGTAAATAGAAAAGTGGAATACCCTAAAATACCCCTAAACAGCGTTATAGAGATAAACGAAATTGTGAGCCTATTTTATTTTGAGTACGCCAAGGATTTTGTGTTCGAAGGGGAAAGCCATGATTTTTGGGAATTCCTCTATGTGGATAAAGGCCAGGTGGAAGTGATGGCTGATACAGAGGGCTACCAGTTAGAGCAAGGGGAGATGATATTCCACAAGCCCAATGAGTTTCATAGCGTATGGGCCAATGGCAAAATAGCTCCGAATTTAATAGTGGTATCATTTGTGTGCAACAGTCCTGCTATGAAATTTTTTGAAAACAAGATACTCAAAGCAGGAGATGAGGAAAAAGCTATACTGGCTAAACTTATAAAGGAGCGTGCCAATTGTTTTAATAAGAAGCTTAATGAGTTTATTACCGTTAATGATAAACGGGATAATGAACTGTTTGGGGCTCAACAACTTATAAAGATATATCTTGAGCTTTTGCTTATAACGCTTATAAGGAATAATACCGTAGTAAAGAGGCAGGAGCGCATTTCTTCTTTGACTAGGCGTCGGGCAGAGGATGATTTGGTAAACCGTATGATATGCTTTATGACACAGAATATTGAAAAAAACCTTACTGTGGACGATTTTTGTAGGGAGTTTTCCTTGAGCCGTAGCAGGATAAAAAGCTTATTTAGGGAAAAGATGCATACAGGTGTTATGCAGTATTTTAGGCGAATGAAGATTGAAAGAGCCAAAGAGCTTATAAGGGAAGAGAACTATAATTTTTCTGAAATAGCTGAGAAATTGGGTTTCAGTTCAGTCCATTATTTTTCTCACGTATTTAAAAAAATCACCGATATGAGTCCCTCGGAATATGCCATATCAGTCAAATCTAAAGCAGAACTGCCGAATGAATAA
- a CDS encoding sugar phosphate isomerase/epimerase family protein has product MKKGINVWSFKKGMTVAECMAMAKDAGFEGIELSLDEEGEVSLNSSEKDILRIKKIAQDTGIEIASLATGLYWTYPVSSSDPKIRQKSKDIVKKQLETAALLGTDGILVVPGMVAGLSPDSEVVQYDIAYERALEAFMELKEEAEAIKVSICLENVWNKFLLSPLEMRDFIDKINSPYVGIYLDVGNIIYTGYPEHWIRILGKRIKKVHFKDFRRRVGTLEGFVDLLAGDVNFPEVMQAFKEVGYDDYVIAEMIPNYTHYTNQIIYNTSKSMDRILGR; this is encoded by the coding sequence ATGAAAAAAGGTATAAACGTCTGGTCATTTAAAAAAGGCATGACGGTAGCCGAATGCATGGCCATGGCTAAAGATGCCGGATTTGAAGGCATCGAACTTAGCCTGGATGAGGAAGGCGAAGTCAGTTTAAACAGCAGCGAAAAGGATATTTTAAGAATCAAAAAGATAGCACAAGACACCGGCATCGAAATAGCCAGCCTTGCAACTGGCTTATACTGGACATATCCCGTTAGCAGTTCAGACCCTAAAATCAGGCAAAAATCCAAAGACATAGTAAAAAAACAGTTGGAAACGGCAGCTTTACTTGGAACAGACGGTATTCTGGTGGTGCCGGGCATGGTAGCAGGGCTTTCACCCGACAGCGAAGTAGTACAATATGATATAGCTTATGAGCGAGCCTTAGAAGCCTTTATGGAACTTAAAGAAGAGGCAGAAGCCATCAAAGTCAGTATATGCCTTGAAAATGTATGGAACAAATTCCTGTTATCACCCTTGGAGATGAGGGACTTCATCGATAAAATCAATAGCCCATATGTGGGAATTTATCTGGATGTAGGCAATATCATATATACGGGATATCCCGAACATTGGATAAGGATCCTGGGCAAACGCATCAAAAAAGTACACTTTAAGGATTTCAGGAGAAGGGTTGGTACGCTGGAAGGGTTTGTAGACCTCCTGGCCGGAGACGTAAACTTCCCCGAAGTAATGCAGGCCTTTAAAGAAGTAGGCTATGACGATTATGTTATCGCTGAGATGATACCTAATTACACTCATTATACTAATCAGATAATATACAATACATCTAAATCCATGGATAGAATTTTGGGAAGATAA
- a CDS encoding 2-phosphosulfolactate phosphatase, giving the protein MKIDVYALPNSVQEKELKERIAVVVDVLRASSTIITALHNGCREVIPLIDIEEAINLSKNYEKGTFLLGGERNAQKIEGFDLSNSPYEYTRDVVEGRTVLITTTNGTRAIRKANEAKEVIIGGFLNAAAVARYIGQKEENVAFICAGTDGKFSLDDILAVGAMIDALQNTGKPLDMDDLGLVCLQMYSIHKQDLKEILKHTYHYKNLVKAGFEADVDYCIQLNLLPTIPVYREGVIRVLNIV; this is encoded by the coding sequence ATGAAAATAGACGTATATGCATTGCCAAACAGTGTGCAAGAAAAAGAGCTTAAAGAGCGCATAGCTGTTGTCGTGGATGTACTTCGTGCCAGCAGTACCATCATTACTGCTTTACATAATGGTTGTAGGGAGGTCATTCCGCTAATTGACATTGAAGAAGCCATAAATCTATCTAAGAATTATGAAAAGGGTACCTTTTTATTAGGTGGGGAAAGAAACGCTCAAAAGATAGAGGGGTTTGACCTTTCAAATTCTCCGTATGAGTATACCCGCGATGTGGTGGAAGGGCGTACTGTACTTATAACCACTACCAACGGTACTAGAGCTATAAGAAAAGCCAATGAAGCAAAGGAAGTTATCATTGGAGGATTTTTAAACGCAGCAGCTGTAGCCCGATATATTGGGCAAAAAGAAGAAAATGTGGCTTTTATATGTGCGGGGACTGACGGAAAGTTCTCGTTAGATGATATTCTAGCGGTAGGTGCAATGATTGATGCGCTTCAAAATACGGGAAAGCCACTAGATATGGATGATTTGGGTTTGGTATGCCTGCAAATGTATTCTATCCATAAGCAGGATCTAAAAGAAATATTAAAGCATACGTACCATTATAAAAATTTGGTAAAGGCTGGTTTTGAAGCCGATGTAGATTATTGTATTCAGTTAAACCTGTTACCAACTATTCCTGTATATCGAGAAGGAGTTATAAGGGTTTTAAATATTGTATAA
- a CDS encoding spore maturation protein — translation MANIMDIISSFAIPAFIFIVLVYGHLKGVNVYESFVEGAKEGFTTAVKVLPYMVAMFVAIGIFRASGSMGILVSFISPVTELLGVPAQILPLVIMRPISGIASTGILAEIFKVYGPDSFIGRVASTVMGSTETIFYTLSIYFGAVGIKKIRYTLWAALLAEIVGLIASVVVCTIVFGR, via the coding sequence ATGGCAAATATCATGGATATAATATCTTCTTTTGCAATTCCTGCTTTTATATTTATTGTGTTGGTATATGGGCATTTAAAGGGCGTAAATGTATATGAATCGTTTGTAGAAGGAGCCAAAGAGGGGTTTACTACTGCTGTCAAGGTGTTACCATATATGGTTGCCATGTTTGTGGCAATAGGCATTTTCAGAGCCTCTGGGAGTATGGGTATTCTTGTAAGCTTTATAAGCCCTGTTACTGAGCTTTTGGGTGTCCCAGCACAGATACTTCCTCTTGTAATCATGCGCCCTATATCGGGTATAGCTTCAACTGGAATATTGGCTGAGATATTTAAGGTATATGGTCCAGATTCGTTTATTGGCCGTGTAGCCTCTACCGTCATGGGTTCTACTGAAACCATATTTTATACCCTTTCAATTTATTTTGGGGCTGTGGGTATAAAAAAAATTCGATATACTCTCTGGGCTGCTTTATTGGCTGAAATAGTAGGCCTTATCGCTTCCGTTGTGGTATGCACTATAGTGTTTGGTAGATAA
- a CDS encoding sugar phosphate isomerase/epimerase family protein, with translation MYNLDIGVIISLEKLLQNGVEELEELGLHSCQINAWNVDILTEENANRLKEIVGDKIKITSVWVGWPGPKVWNFIDGPLTLGLVPKEYRYIRMEALKRGADFASMLGVNDIVTHVGFIPENPSTSEYRETIIAVREVASYCKNLNIYFNFETGQETPITLVRTIEDVGLDNLGINLDPANLLLYGKANPIDAVDIFKDLVRGVHVKDGRYPTNGRQLGQETPVGEGMVNFPLLIEKLIKYNYKGPLIIEREISGPKQKEDILKAKNVLLEILNKY, from the coding sequence TTGTATAACCTTGATATAGGCGTTATCATATCTCTGGAGAAATTACTCCAAAATGGGGTAGAAGAACTAGAAGAACTCGGCCTTCATAGTTGTCAGATAAACGCATGGAATGTAGACATACTAACTGAAGAAAATGCAAACAGGTTAAAAGAGATAGTGGGGGACAAGATAAAAATAACTAGCGTATGGGTAGGATGGCCAGGACCAAAGGTATGGAATTTTATTGATGGTCCCTTAACTCTAGGATTGGTGCCAAAGGAATACAGATACATTAGGATGGAAGCACTGAAACGAGGAGCAGATTTTGCCAGCATGCTTGGAGTTAACGACATCGTCACCCATGTAGGATTTATCCCCGAAAACCCATCTACATCGGAGTACCGTGAAACTATAATTGCAGTAAGGGAAGTGGCTTCTTACTGCAAGAACTTAAACATATATTTCAACTTTGAAACAGGGCAAGAGACTCCCATTACCTTGGTTCGAACTATAGAAGATGTGGGGCTAGATAACCTTGGAATAAACCTCGACCCAGCTAATTTATTACTTTACGGCAAAGCCAATCCTATAGATGCCGTGGATATATTTAAAGACCTCGTAAGGGGTGTACACGTAAAAGACGGTAGGTATCCAACCAATGGAAGGCAGTTGGGCCAAGAGACACCGGTGGGAGAAGGCATGGTTAATTTCCCTTTATTAATAGAAAAGCTTATAAAGTATAATTATAAAGGACCATTAATCATAGAGAGAGAAATATCCGGCCCCAAACAAAAGGAAGATATTTTAAAAGCAAAAAATGTTCTTCTTGAAATTCTAAATAAGTATTAA
- a CDS encoding Gfo/Idh/MocA family protein: protein MVKVGLIGIGFMGRGHLDNYIRLEAEGFPVKLVAICDIDKDKFENKFLPGNIDVGNKKYDFSKYNLYTDIDEMLEKEELDYVDITLPTYLHAEVAIKALNKGIHVLCEKPMALTVDECKAMIEAAERNNKKLMIAQCLRFWPEYEYLKECVETNRFGKVVAGYFFRGGGTPKWSYQNWLLQKEKSGGAILDQHIHDVDMINWLFGTPKAVSTIAKNVIPGSGYDIVSTRYIYEDGKVITAEDDWVLNGEYGFSMLYRVNFEKGNVIYEKGILKVNPNDSKSFTPDLPKENGYYREIKYFINALINDTPIEVASPYSTMETIRIARAEIESADNGGKFIEL, encoded by the coding sequence ATGGTAAAGGTAGGCCTTATAGGCATAGGATTTATGGGAAGAGGCCATTTGGATAACTATATAAGGCTTGAAGCTGAGGGGTTCCCGGTCAAGCTGGTAGCCATATGTGACATAGACAAAGACAAGTTTGAAAATAAATTCTTACCCGGTAACATCGATGTGGGCAACAAAAAATACGACTTTTCAAAGTACAACCTGTACACGGACATAGACGAAATGCTTGAAAAGGAAGAGCTGGACTATGTAGATATCACTTTACCTACTTACCTACATGCCGAGGTAGCCATAAAAGCTCTCAACAAAGGAATACACGTACTGTGTGAAAAGCCCATGGCTCTTACCGTGGACGAATGTAAGGCCATGATAGAAGCTGCCGAGAGAAATAACAAAAAGCTGATGATTGCCCAATGCCTGCGTTTCTGGCCAGAATATGAGTACCTCAAAGAATGCGTGGAGACCAACAGGTTCGGGAAAGTAGTTGCTGGATACTTCTTCCGCGGTGGCGGGACCCCTAAGTGGTCGTATCAGAACTGGTTGCTGCAAAAGGAGAAAAGCGGCGGAGCAATTTTAGATCAGCACATCCATGATGTAGATATGATAAACTGGCTATTCGGCACGCCTAAAGCGGTCTCCACAATAGCAAAAAATGTCATTCCAGGTAGCGGGTATGATATCGTATCCACTCGATACATCTATGAAGACGGCAAAGTAATAACAGCCGAAGACGACTGGGTACTAAACGGTGAGTATGGCTTTAGCATGTTATACAGAGTAAACTTTGAAAAAGGCAACGTGATATACGAAAAAGGCATTCTCAAGGTTAATCCTAATGACAGCAAATCTTTCACACCTGACCTGCCGAAAGAAAATGGCTATTACCGAGAAATAAAGTACTTTATAAACGCACTAATCAACGATACCCCTATCGAGGTAGCCTCACCATACAGCACCATGGAGACCATACGCATCGCCCGAGCTGAAATAGAATCAGCTGACAACGGCGGCAAATTTATAGAGCTGTAA